A genomic stretch from Kribbella amoyensis includes:
- a CDS encoding ABC transporter permease produces the protein MKGILQVVAVELRLIVRDPMAAFFALAFPAVLLWVKMRDPEPLPSGVREIDANVPMLTVFVIGLASLVILPSTLAQYRERRILKRLRATPAAPGMLLGAQWVAHLLLAVLGTVVLVVIGGLAFDLTAPASPGKVVLAWILGAGCLGAIGLLIGAVVPTNRSAMLVGLTVFFPMVFVSGAMVPRELTSGSLRTVGDLTPMAPVVETIRAAWSGTPVSATTLIVMATITALATTAAAKVFRG, from the coding sequence ATGAAAGGCATCCTGCAGGTCGTCGCGGTGGAGCTCCGGCTGATCGTCCGCGATCCGATGGCGGCGTTCTTCGCCCTGGCGTTCCCGGCCGTGCTGCTCTGGGTCAAGATGCGCGACCCCGAGCCGTTGCCGAGCGGGGTCCGGGAGATCGACGCGAACGTGCCGATGCTGACCGTCTTCGTGATCGGGCTGGCGAGCCTGGTGATCCTGCCGAGCACCTTGGCCCAGTACCGGGAACGCCGCATCCTCAAGCGGTTGCGGGCCACTCCCGCGGCACCGGGGATGTTGCTCGGGGCGCAGTGGGTCGCCCATCTGCTGCTGGCCGTGCTCGGGACCGTCGTCCTGGTGGTGATCGGCGGGCTCGCGTTCGACCTGACCGCGCCGGCGAGTCCGGGGAAGGTGGTGCTCGCGTGGATCCTGGGGGCCGGCTGCCTCGGTGCGATCGGGCTGCTGATCGGTGCCGTGGTCCCGACGAACCGCAGCGCGATGCTGGTCGGGCTGACGGTCTTCTTCCCGATGGTGTTCGTGTCCGGTGCGATGGTGCCGCGCGAACTGACCTCGGGATCGCTGCGCACCGTCGGCGACCTGACTCCGATGGCTCCGGTGGTCGAGACGATCCGCGCGGCCTGGTCCGGTACGCCCGTCTCCGCCACTACCCTGATCGTCATGGCGACCATCACCGCCCTCGCCACCACCGCGGCCGCCAAGGTTTTCCGCGGATGA
- a CDS encoding sensor histidine kinase yields MTDASDALTTTGSNAAGGGRLDLGEEAGWERAAAALPYLFLLLPATFALLREWRPVVLALTVALLLWTALLSRPRTTGRLLIPIVYLTGTLALLAGLVHLDSLFTLTGVGVFIQIFTLLPSWRAYCGVAATAAVLVVARPRDGRHLGELVASFLVALLVASATGLLFSAISRQSEQRRLLITELRRTTAELAELAEENARLQAELLTSAREAGTLAERQRMAREIHDTVAQGLTGILTQLEAAEESPADPSTQARLTTIRTLARDNLSEVRRSIHALRPAPLADARLSAALDEVVAKWSRTNAIAAEFHLTGEARPLHPEVENTLLRVAQEGLANVAKHARATWVGLTLSYMEDVVALDLRDNGTGFVLPAAPVESRPAGGFGLVAMRQRVARLAGTLEVETGPGQGTALSATIPAIPAIPAIPDDEGD; encoded by the coding sequence ATGACCGACGCCTCCGACGCCCTGACCACCACCGGCTCGAACGCGGCCGGAGGTGGTCGGCTGGATCTCGGCGAGGAGGCCGGGTGGGAACGCGCGGCCGCCGCGCTGCCGTACCTGTTCCTCCTGCTGCCGGCGACCTTCGCTCTCCTGCGCGAGTGGCGGCCGGTGGTCCTCGCGTTGACCGTCGCGCTCCTGCTCTGGACTGCCTTGCTCTCTCGCCCTCGTACCACGGGCAGGCTGCTCATCCCGATCGTCTACCTGACAGGCACGCTGGCTCTGCTCGCGGGACTCGTGCACCTCGATTCGCTGTTCACGCTGACCGGCGTCGGAGTCTTCATCCAGATCTTCACGCTGCTGCCAAGCTGGCGGGCGTACTGCGGGGTGGCCGCCACCGCTGCCGTACTGGTGGTGGCGCGACCCCGCGACGGCAGGCATCTCGGCGAGCTGGTCGCCTCGTTCCTCGTCGCACTCCTGGTGGCGTCGGCAACCGGGCTGCTGTTCTCCGCGATCTCCCGGCAGAGCGAACAACGCCGCCTGCTGATCACCGAGCTCCGCCGGACCACGGCCGAGCTGGCCGAGCTCGCCGAGGAGAACGCCCGCCTGCAGGCCGAACTACTCACCAGCGCCCGCGAAGCCGGCACCCTGGCCGAGCGGCAGCGGATGGCCCGCGAGATCCACGACACCGTCGCCCAGGGACTCACCGGCATCCTGACCCAGCTCGAAGCCGCCGAGGAATCGCCCGCCGACCCGTCGACCCAGGCCCGGCTGACCACGATCCGTACGCTGGCCCGCGACAACCTCAGCGAGGTCCGTCGCTCGATCCACGCCCTGCGCCCGGCCCCGTTGGCCGACGCGCGGTTGTCGGCCGCGCTGGACGAGGTCGTCGCGAAGTGGTCGCGCACGAACGCGATCGCCGCCGAGTTCCACCTGACCGGCGAAGCGCGGCCGTTGCACCCGGAGGTCGAGAACACACTGCTCCGCGTCGCCCAGGAAGGGCTGGCCAACGTCGCGAAGCACGCTCGCGCGACCTGGGTCGGCCTCACCCTCTCGTACATGGAGGACGTGGTGGCCCTGGACCTCCGCGACAACGGCACCGGCTTCGTTCTACCGGCCGCGCCCGTGGAGAGCCGGCCGGCTGGTGGGTTCGGGTTGGTGGCGATGCGGCAGCGGGTGGCCCGGCTGGCGGGGACACTCGAGGTGGAGACCGGGCCGGGGCAGGGGACGGCGCTGTCCGCGACGATCCCGGCCATCCCGGCCATCCCGGCCATCCCGGACGACGAGGGGGACTGA
- a CDS encoding helix-turn-helix transcriptional regulator — MSQVLRFATSALGRPYHAARVRFAPRTRDSELHTHADFHEFMGVVAGHGEHLLSTGTMPLRTGDVVLVRPRDRHAMRGSAPDGLEFVNVAFPSSAWQGFLTLTRTNPTGSWDASRRPVTFRPDDVAAAVAVFEDALARFQREPAQFDLMRFWIDLLPLVTPEELPATASVSRAPGWLADACAAMRSEENLRGGVPRLQELAGVSPAHLSRSVRAAYGTTPTDLVADLRLEHAASLLAATTSPIAEIATRCGYASQSYFTRCFTAAHDVSPRTFRHRSQRAFVP; from the coding sequence GTGAGCCAGGTACTGCGCTTCGCCACTTCGGCGCTGGGCCGGCCGTACCACGCGGCGCGGGTCCGGTTCGCGCCGAGGACGCGGGACTCGGAGTTGCACACCCATGCAGACTTCCACGAGTTCATGGGCGTCGTCGCCGGCCATGGCGAACACCTGCTCTCGACCGGGACGATGCCGTTGCGAACCGGCGACGTGGTCCTGGTCCGGCCGCGGGACCGGCATGCGATGCGCGGCTCGGCGCCGGACGGGCTGGAGTTCGTCAACGTCGCGTTCCCGAGTTCGGCCTGGCAGGGGTTCCTCACCCTGACCCGGACCAACCCGACGGGCAGTTGGGACGCGTCCCGGCGACCCGTGACGTTCCGGCCGGACGACGTCGCCGCGGCGGTCGCGGTCTTCGAGGACGCGCTGGCCCGGTTCCAGCGCGAGCCGGCCCAGTTCGACCTGATGCGCTTCTGGATCGACCTGCTGCCGCTGGTCACCCCCGAGGAGTTGCCGGCCACCGCCTCGGTCTCCAGGGCGCCCGGCTGGCTGGCCGATGCGTGCGCGGCGATGCGCTCCGAGGAGAACCTGCGCGGCGGCGTACCGCGGTTGCAGGAGCTGGCCGGGGTCAGTCCGGCGCACCTGTCCCGGTCGGTGCGTGCGGCGTACGGGACGACGCCGACCGACCTGGTCGCCGACCTGCGCCTGGAACACGCGGCTTCGTTGCTCGCAGCAACCACCAGCCCGATCGCCGAGATCGCCACCCGCTGCGGGTACGCGAGCCAGTCCTACTTCACCAGGTGCTTCACCGCGGCCCACGACGTCTCGCCCCGCACCTTCCGGCACCGGTCCCAGCGGGCGTTCGTACCGTAG
- a CDS encoding universal stress protein has translation MAWPLGRRMGVSSMMILVGYVPTPEGEAALEAAAAEAKLRGGSVLLLNTSRGDAYIDSRYANQEELAAAEAKLRAEGVDVAIQQALASGDVAAELLRAAAQDDVELIVLGLRRRSPVGKLILGSTAQRVLLESPVPVLAVKVAQPRD, from the coding sequence ATGGCCTGGCCACTGGGGCGACGGATGGGAGTGAGCAGCATGATGATCCTGGTCGGGTACGTGCCGACGCCGGAGGGCGAGGCCGCCCTGGAGGCGGCGGCCGCCGAGGCGAAGCTGCGCGGTGGGTCCGTGCTGCTGCTCAACACCAGTCGCGGCGACGCCTACATCGACTCCCGGTACGCCAACCAGGAGGAGCTCGCCGCGGCCGAGGCGAAGCTGCGCGCGGAGGGTGTCGACGTCGCGATCCAGCAGGCACTCGCCAGCGGTGACGTCGCCGCCGAACTGCTCCGCGCGGCCGCCCAGGACGACGTCGAGCTGATCGTGCTCGGCCTCCGGCGGCGCAGCCCGGTCGGCAAGCTCATCCTCGGCAGCACCGCCCAGCGCGTCCTGCTCGAGTCCCCGGTCCCGGTCCTCGCCGTCAAGGTCGCCCAGCCGCGCGACTGA
- a CDS encoding phytanoyl-CoA dioxygenase family protein: MTTGTDHQVSGEALEQFERDGYVIFRDVLDQDLINEVNGHVEWLQERHPDVRPEQLGHVFLRDDPFWVRLISDPRLLRIAELFVGPDLALFASHYISKPPYSGQPVLWHQDAAFWPLDPMQVVTLWLAVDRSTPENGCVRVIPGSHRNQVLQMRDNTAVESVLGKEIAVEVDEDRAVDMVLAPGDVEVHHPNIVHGSNANTSPHRRCGLTIRYIPTSTRITDPETPYPSAFHLQGAPGVNNYQPRPRYAEGRHYPFADSADWA, encoded by the coding sequence ATGACGACTGGCACGGATCACCAGGTGTCCGGTGAGGCGCTGGAGCAGTTCGAGCGGGACGGGTACGTCATCTTCCGCGACGTGCTCGACCAGGACCTGATCAACGAGGTGAACGGCCACGTGGAGTGGCTGCAGGAGCGGCATCCGGACGTCCGGCCCGAGCAGCTGGGCCACGTGTTCCTCCGCGACGACCCGTTCTGGGTACGGCTGATCAGCGACCCGCGATTGCTGCGGATCGCGGAGTTGTTCGTCGGGCCGGACCTGGCGTTGTTCGCGTCGCACTACATCTCGAAGCCGCCGTACTCCGGCCAGCCGGTGCTGTGGCACCAGGACGCCGCGTTCTGGCCGCTGGACCCGATGCAGGTGGTGACACTCTGGCTCGCGGTCGACCGCTCGACCCCGGAGAACGGGTGCGTGCGGGTGATCCCGGGCAGCCACCGGAACCAGGTCCTGCAGATGCGCGACAACACGGCTGTCGAGAGCGTGCTCGGCAAAGAGATCGCCGTCGAGGTGGACGAGGACCGCGCGGTCGACATGGTGCTCGCCCCCGGTGACGTCGAGGTGCACCATCCGAACATCGTGCACGGCAGCAACGCCAACACCTCGCCGCACCGGCGCTGCGGACTGACGATCCGCTACATCCCGACGTCGACGCGGATCACCGACCCGGAGACGCCGTACCCGAGCGCGTTCCACCTGCAGGGTGCACCGGGAGTGAACAACTACCAGCCGCGGCCGCGGTACGCCGAGGGCCGGCACTACCCGTTCGCGGACAGCGCCGACTGGGCCTGA
- the hrpA gene encoding ATP-dependent RNA helicase HrpA, translated as MPDARTESPSPSPATGPTQDPAARRRRRRGRKPGGGQKPSTPADSAADDPPAENAVSLAEVLPRLDALMVHDREQLGRRLERVRTSKDERKRSQALQSVLGAIEAAEHKVEQRRLAVPEISYPEQLPVSQLKDDIATAIQDHQVVVIAGETGSGKTTQIPKICLELGRGVTGLIGHTQPRRLAARTVAERIAEELGTELGDTIGYAVRFTDKVSDRSLVKLMTDGILLNELQRDRDLSRYDTLIIDEAHERSLNIDFILGYLKQLLPRRPDLKVIITSATIDPERFAEHFADAQGEPAPIVEVSGRTYPVEVRYRPINDPDDPATLERDQTQAILDAVDELSLEAPGDILVFLSGEREIRDTADALNDKFAAQRGRPGASVEVLPLYARLSNAEQHRVFQSHSGRRIVLATNVAETSLTVPGIKYVIDPGTARISRYSHRTKVQHLPIESVSQASANQRKGRCGRTSDGICVRLYSEEHFENRPEFTDPEILRTNLASVILQMTSIGLGDIAAFPFIDEPDKRSITDGVQLLTELGALDGARGTDRNRRLTQVGRQLAQIPLDPRLARMIVEADKHGCVREVMVIASALSIQDPRERPTDAEAQAQQQHARFRDPNSDFLGFLNLWNYLKKQQKELSGNQFRRMCRSEYLNYLRVREWQDIYAQLRQVASQIGVTLNSGNPADPQSVHVSLMAGLLSHLGMKDPANQHQYLGARGTKFAIFPGSGLFKKPPQFVMAAELVETSRLWARVNAKIEPEWAEDLAAHLIKRNYSEPHWERKAGAVMAYEKVTLYGVPIVARRKVNYGKVDPEVSRELFIRHALVEGDWDTHHKFFHENRRLIQEVEELEERTRRRDLLVDDETLFAFYDERIGAEVVTGRHFDTWWKTARQRDHDLLDFERSLVVREGAEVKEEEFPLTWTQNGMTFDLTYAFEPGTDADGVTVHLPLLVLNQVSADGFEWSVPGFREELVTTLIKSLPKAIRRTIVPAPDNARRVLPHLDPASGPLTDALSRELRQLRDVVIEPADWDWTRVPEHLRMTFRVVDDRGKTVAEGKDLARLKERLKPKTQAAISQVASKAVSGLERSGLTDWTIGDLPRSFSEHRNGLTVAGYPALVDEGKTVAVRLQETERDQAAAMWAGTRKLLLLTMPSVVEVVQRNLTNQQKMTLLAGPHRTVGDLLDDAIAAAIDQLMAAAGGPAWNLTAFSILRDAVRSDLADTVLTILQQVEQVLGHARTVDKQISRASSPALLAALSDVRGQLEGLVHRGFITETGARRLPDLVRYLRGIEQRLDKVGANAMRDRSGMAIVQTLTEEYQARLRAVPTGKSPSPELLDIRWMLEELRVSLFAQTIGTPYPVSEKRIRKALATA; from the coding sequence ATGCCTGATGCCCGGACCGAGTCCCCGAGTCCCTCCCCCGCTACCGGTCCCACCCAGGACCCCGCGGCCCGCCGTCGTCGGCGCCGCGGCCGGAAGCCGGGAGGCGGCCAGAAACCCAGCACCCCCGCTGACAGCGCGGCCGACGACCCGCCGGCCGAGAACGCGGTCAGCCTCGCCGAGGTCCTGCCGCGGCTCGACGCGCTGATGGTGCACGACCGCGAGCAGCTCGGCCGGCGGCTGGAGCGAGTACGGACCTCGAAGGACGAGCGGAAGCGGTCGCAGGCGCTGCAGAGCGTCCTCGGCGCGATCGAGGCGGCCGAGCACAAGGTCGAGCAGCGCCGGCTCGCGGTCCCGGAGATCTCGTACCCCGAGCAGCTGCCGGTCAGCCAGCTGAAGGACGACATCGCCACCGCGATCCAGGACCACCAGGTCGTCGTGATCGCCGGCGAGACCGGATCCGGCAAGACCACCCAGATCCCGAAGATCTGCCTCGAGCTCGGCCGCGGGGTGACCGGGCTGATCGGTCACACCCAGCCCCGCCGGCTCGCCGCCCGCACGGTCGCGGAGCGGATCGCGGAGGAGCTCGGCACCGAGCTCGGCGACACGATCGGGTACGCGGTCCGGTTCACCGACAAGGTCAGCGACCGCTCGCTGGTCAAGCTGATGACCGACGGCATCCTGCTGAACGAGCTGCAGCGCGACCGCGACCTGAGCCGGTACGACACCCTGATCATCGACGAGGCGCACGAGCGCAGCCTGAACATCGACTTCATCCTCGGCTACCTCAAGCAGTTGCTCCCCCGCCGCCCCGACCTCAAGGTGATCATCACCTCGGCGACGATCGACCCCGAGCGGTTCGCCGAGCACTTCGCCGACGCCCAGGGCGAGCCGGCCCCGATCGTCGAGGTGTCCGGGCGCACCTACCCGGTCGAGGTCCGGTACCGGCCGATCAACGACCCGGACGACCCGGCCACGCTCGAACGGGACCAGACCCAGGCGATCCTGGACGCGGTCGACGAGCTGTCCCTGGAGGCGCCCGGCGACATCCTGGTGTTCCTCAGCGGCGAGCGGGAGATCCGCGACACCGCCGACGCGCTCAACGACAAGTTCGCCGCCCAGCGCGGCCGCCCCGGCGCGTCCGTCGAGGTGCTCCCGCTGTACGCGCGGCTGTCGAACGCCGAGCAGCACCGCGTCTTCCAATCACACAGCGGCCGCCGGATCGTGCTCGCGACCAACGTCGCCGAGACCTCGCTGACCGTGCCCGGGATCAAGTACGTGATCGACCCCGGTACGGCCCGGATCTCGCGGTACAGCCATCGCACGAAGGTCCAGCACCTGCCGATCGAATCGGTGTCGCAGGCCAGCGCGAACCAGCGCAAGGGCCGCTGCGGCCGGACCAGCGACGGCATCTGCGTCCGGCTCTACTCCGAGGAGCACTTCGAGAACCGGCCCGAGTTCACCGATCCCGAGATCCTGCGGACCAACCTGGCCTCGGTGATCCTGCAGATGACGTCGATCGGGCTCGGCGACATCGCCGCGTTCCCGTTCATCGACGAGCCGGACAAGCGCAGCATCACCGACGGCGTCCAGCTGCTGACCGAGCTCGGCGCGCTCGACGGCGCCCGCGGTACCGACCGGAACCGGCGGCTCACCCAGGTCGGCCGGCAGCTCGCGCAGATCCCGCTGGACCCGCGCCTGGCCCGGATGATCGTCGAGGCGGACAAGCACGGCTGCGTCCGCGAGGTGATGGTGATCGCCTCGGCGCTGTCGATCCAGGACCCGCGCGAACGCCCCACCGACGCGGAGGCGCAGGCCCAGCAGCAGCACGCCCGCTTCCGCGATCCGAACTCGGACTTCCTCGGCTTCCTGAACCTGTGGAACTACCTGAAGAAGCAGCAGAAGGAGCTGTCCGGCAACCAGTTCCGCCGGATGTGCCGCAGCGAGTACCTGAACTATCTGCGCGTCCGTGAGTGGCAGGACATCTACGCCCAGCTCCGCCAGGTGGCGAGCCAGATCGGCGTCACCCTGAACAGCGGCAACCCGGCCGACCCGCAGAGCGTGCACGTCTCGCTGATGGCCGGGCTGCTGTCCCACCTCGGCATGAAGGACCCGGCGAACCAGCACCAGTACCTCGGCGCCCGCGGCACCAAGTTCGCGATCTTCCCGGGTTCGGGGCTGTTCAAGAAGCCGCCGCAGTTCGTGATGGCGGCCGAGCTGGTCGAGACGTCGCGGCTGTGGGCCCGGGTGAACGCGAAGATCGAGCCGGAGTGGGCCGAGGACCTGGCCGCGCACCTGATCAAGCGGAACTACTCCGAGCCGCATTGGGAACGCAAGGCCGGCGCCGTGATGGCGTACGAGAAGGTCACCCTGTACGGCGTCCCGATCGTGGCCCGGCGCAAGGTGAACTACGGCAAGGTGGATCCGGAGGTCAGCCGCGAGCTGTTCATCCGGCACGCGCTGGTCGAGGGCGACTGGGACACCCACCACAAGTTCTTCCACGAGAACCGGCGGCTGATCCAGGAGGTCGAGGAGCTCGAGGAACGGACCCGGCGGCGGGACCTGCTGGTCGACGACGAGACGTTGTTCGCGTTCTACGACGAGCGGATCGGTGCCGAGGTGGTCACCGGCCGGCACTTCGACACCTGGTGGAAGACGGCCCGGCAACGCGATCATGACCTGCTCGACTTCGAACGCTCGCTGGTCGTCCGCGAAGGCGCCGAGGTCAAGGAGGAGGAGTTCCCGCTCACCTGGACGCAGAACGGGATGACCTTCGACCTGACGTACGCCTTCGAGCCGGGGACCGACGCGGACGGCGTGACCGTGCATCTCCCGCTGCTGGTGCTGAACCAGGTGAGCGCGGACGGGTTCGAGTGGAGCGTGCCCGGATTCCGCGAGGAGCTGGTCACGACGCTGATCAAGTCGCTGCCGAAGGCGATCCGGCGCACCATCGTCCCCGCCCCCGACAACGCCCGGCGGGTACTCCCCCACCTCGACCCGGCGTCGGGGCCGTTGACGGACGCGCTGTCCCGCGAGCTGCGGCAACTGCGCGACGTGGTGATCGAGCCGGCCGACTGGGACTGGACCCGGGTGCCGGAGCACCTGCGGATGACGTTCCGGGTGGTCGACGACCGCGGCAAGACCGTGGCCGAGGGCAAGGACCTGGCCCGGTTGAAGGAGCGGCTGAAACCGAAGACCCAGGCGGCGATCTCGCAGGTGGCGTCCAAGGCGGTCAGCGGACTGGAGCGGTCCGGCCTGACCGACTGGACCATCGGCGACCTGCCGCGCAGCTTCTCGGAGCACCGCAACGGCCTCACCGTCGCCGGGTACCCGGCGCTGGTGGACGAGGGCAAGACGGTGGCCGTCCGCTTGCAGGAGACCGAGCGGGATCAGGCGGCCGCGATGTGGGCCGGGACGCGCAAGCTACTCCTGCTGACCATGCCGTCGGTGGTGGAGGTCGTGCAGCGGAACCTGACGAACCAGCAGAAGATGACGCTGCTCGCGGGTCCGCATCGCACTGTCGGCGACCTGCTCGACGACGCGATCGCGGCGGCCATCGATCAACTGATGGCGGCGGCCGGTGGTCCGGCGTGGAACCTGACCGCGTTCTCGATCCTCCGCGACGCGGTCCGGTCCGACCTCGCGGACACGGTGCTGACGATCCTGCAGCAGGTCGAGCAGGTGCTCGGCCACGCGCGCACGGTCGACAAGCAGATCTCCCGCGCGTCGAGCCCGGCGTTGCTGGCCGCGCTGTCCGACGTCCGCGGTCAGCTCGAAGGGCTGGTCCATCGCGGGTTCATCACCGAGACCGGTGCGCGGCGGCTGCCCGACCTGGTCCGGTACCTGCGCGGGATCGAGCAGCGGCTGGACAAGGTCGGTGCGAACGCGATGCGGGACCGGTCCGGGATGGCGATCGTGCAGACCCTCACCGAGGAGTACCAGGCCCGGCTGCGCGCGGTACCGACCGGGAAGTCCCCGAGTCCGGAGCTCCTCGACATCCGCTGGATGCTGGAGGAGCTCCGGGTCAGCCTCTTCGCCCAGACCATCGGCACGCCGTACCCGGTCTCCGAGAAGCGGATCCGGAAGGCGCTCGCGACAGCCTGA
- a CDS encoding response regulator, with the protein MPIRLIIVDDHPVVRDGLRGIFAVDDGFEVVGEAGDGPEALVLAARTKPDVVLMDLRMPKLSGRELIRRLRDQQPGVRILVVTTFDDDADVLPALAEGATGYLLKDTPRAELRRAVQAAARGESVLSPTVAGVLANTTRTPKVEAATPLSRRELEVLDLVARGTTNREIAATLFITEATVKTHLLHLYAKLEVKDRAAAVAAALRAGLLDG; encoded by the coding sequence GTGCCGATCCGGCTGATCATCGTCGACGACCATCCGGTGGTCCGCGACGGCCTACGCGGGATCTTCGCCGTGGACGACGGGTTCGAGGTGGTGGGCGAGGCGGGCGACGGACCCGAGGCACTCGTCCTCGCCGCCCGGACGAAACCGGATGTCGTGCTGATGGATCTGCGGATGCCGAAGCTGTCCGGCCGCGAGCTGATCCGCCGGCTGCGGGACCAGCAACCCGGCGTACGGATCCTGGTCGTCACGACGTTCGACGACGACGCCGACGTCCTCCCCGCGCTCGCCGAGGGCGCGACCGGCTATCTCCTGAAGGACACCCCGCGCGCCGAACTGCGCCGGGCGGTCCAGGCCGCCGCCCGGGGGGAGAGCGTGCTCTCGCCGACCGTTGCCGGAGTCCTCGCCAACACCACCCGTACACCGAAGGTCGAGGCTGCCACACCCCTCAGCCGGCGCGAGCTCGAGGTCCTCGACCTGGTCGCCCGCGGCACCACCAACCGCGAGATCGCCGCCACCCTCTTCATCACCGAGGCCACCGTCAAGACCCACCTGCTCCACCTCTACGCCAAGCTCGAGGTCAAGGACCGCGCCGCCGCCGTCGCGGCCGCACTGCGCGCCGGCCTGCTCGACGGCTGA
- a CDS encoding ABC transporter ATP-binding protein, with product MTVIEIENLTKRYRNKVAVDGVSLRVERGQVYGIAGTNGAGKTSLVECMSGLRHRDGGDLRVLGLDPWTDRRALQQRIGVQLQESALPDALRVGEAFRLYASLYAEPADWRTLMEQWDLADKQRVRFGGLSGGWKQRLFIALALVGNPELVFLDELTTGLDPVARRTTWSLIRALRDRGLTVVLVTHFMDEAEALCDQVAIVDHGRVIASGAPAALAARAGTDSLDNAYLVLVDGTRTGEDVA from the coding sequence ATGACAGTCATCGAGATCGAGAACCTGACGAAGAGGTACCGGAACAAGGTCGCCGTCGACGGCGTCTCGCTGCGCGTCGAGCGTGGCCAGGTGTACGGCATCGCCGGGACCAACGGCGCCGGCAAGACGAGCCTGGTCGAGTGCATGTCCGGCCTGCGTCATCGTGACGGCGGCGACCTGCGGGTCCTCGGCCTGGATCCGTGGACCGATCGGCGGGCACTGCAGCAGCGGATCGGCGTGCAGCTGCAGGAGTCGGCGTTGCCGGACGCGCTGCGGGTGGGGGAGGCGTTCCGCTTGTACGCCTCGCTCTACGCCGAGCCGGCGGACTGGCGGACCCTGATGGAGCAGTGGGATCTCGCCGACAAGCAGCGCGTCCGCTTCGGCGGTCTGTCGGGTGGATGGAAGCAGCGGCTGTTCATCGCGCTCGCGCTGGTCGGGAATCCCGAGCTCGTGTTCCTGGACGAGCTCACCACCGGACTCGACCCGGTCGCTCGCAGGACCACCTGGTCGCTGATCCGCGCACTGCGCGACCGCGGGCTGACGGTGGTCCTGGTGACCCACTTCATGGACGAGGCCGAGGCGCTCTGCGACCAGGTGGCCATCGTCGACCACGGCCGGGTGATCGCGTCCGGCGCCCCGGCCGCCCTGGCCGCCCGGGCCGGGACCGATTCGCTCGACAACGCGTACCTCGTCCTCGTCGACGGCACGCGGACAGGGGAGGACGTGGCATGA